A part of Nitrososphaerota archaeon genomic DNA contains:
- a CDS encoding dihydroorotase family protein, giving the protein MSLIIKGKIHTGEKIIKGSILIEDEKIAKVVVGEINQTVSEKVDFSAHENIIILPGLIDIHAHLRDLDYSYKEDFISGTRAAAKGGYTIVADMPNTKPKTNNIKNLIDKNNLADSKALIDYAFYYGFPNNENDLGNEVTKLCSGIKIYSYEDYYFNKNNKIIEKVFSFAFEKSIPIIVHAENPIFFKGSGSSFFDRPVEAEISAVKDFLEISKKHGFHLHITHVSSAISVKIIEKHRFNGYTNVTIDTCPHYIFLDETSIRFLGSFAKVHPPLRKMSDCLYLLKSLKNGVIDIVSSDHAPHSFNEKMKPYEEAPAGFPGLETTVPLLLTLVNKNEVSLERFIELFSINPAKLLNIKKVGLIKEGYYGNITIVDMKHEEEIKAEYFESRAKYSPFNNWKIKGKPIATIVRGKTIMLNNEVFDFIGWGKNVRTYDQY; this is encoded by the coding sequence ATGAGTTTAATTATAAAAGGTAAAATTCATACAGGAGAGAAAATAATTAAGGGATCGATATTAATCGAGGATGAGAAAATAGCAAAAGTAGTTGTTGGAGAAATTAATCAAACTGTTTCTGAAAAAGTAGATTTTAGTGCTCATGAAAATATTATTATACTTCCAGGTTTAATAGATATTCATGCACATTTAAGAGATTTAGATTATAGCTATAAAGAAGATTTTATTAGTGGAACAAGAGCAGCTGCTAAAGGTGGATATACAATTGTTGCAGATATGCCTAATACAAAACCTAAAACAAATAATATTAAAAATCTTATAGATAAAAACAATTTAGCAGATTCGAAGGCATTAATTGATTATGCTTTTTATTATGGTTTTCCAAATAATGAAAATGATTTAGGAAATGAAGTAACTAAGCTATGTTCTGGAATTAAAATTTATTCGTATGAAGACTATTATTTTAATAAAAATAATAAAATTATTGAAAAAGTTTTTTCTTTTGCGTTTGAAAAAAGTATTCCTATAATTGTTCATGCTGAAAATCCAATATTTTTTAAAGGTTCGGGAAGCAGTTTTTTCGATAGACCTGTCGAAGCAGAAATTTCAGCTGTAAAAGATTTCTTAGAAATTTCTAAAAAGCATGGTTTTCATCTTCATATAACTCACGTATCTTCAGCTATTAGTGTAAAAATTATTGAAAAGCATAGATTTAATGGTTATACTAATGTAACAATAGATACTTGTCCACATTATATTTTTCTAGATGAAACTAGTATTAGGTTTTTAGGAAGTTTTGCTAAAGTTCATCCACCCCTTAGAAAAATGAGTGATTGTTTATATTTATTAAAAAGCTTAAAAAATGGAGTTATAGATATCGTTTCTTCAGATCATGCTCCTCATTCTTTTAATGAGAAAATGAAACCTTATGAAGAAGCCCCAGCTGGTTTTCCAGGATTAGAAACTACTGTTCCTTTATTACTTACACTTGTGAATAAGAATGAAGTAAGTCTTGAAAGATTTATTGAATTATTTTCAATAAATCCTGCTAAACTTTTAAATATAAAAAAAGTAGGATTAATTAAAGAAGGATATTATGGAAATATAACTATAGTAGATATGAAGCATGAAGAAGAAATAAAAGCAGAATATTTTGAAAGTAGGGCTAAATATAGTCCATTTAATAATTGGAAAATTAAAGGTAAACCTATTGCAACTATTGTGAGAGGGAAAACAATAATGCTTAATAATGAAGTATTTGATTTTATTGGGTGGGGTAAAAATGTCAGAACTTATGACCAATATTAG
- a CDS encoding 50S ribosomal protein L35ae, with product MKQISKGVILNYRRGSKFQKNYEYLIKFDSCNSRKDAIALIGRKVVWNKNITGKIISPHGNKGVVRVRFKKGLPGQALGTSVILL from the coding sequence ATGAAGCAAATTTCTAAAGGAGTTATCTTAAATTATAGAAGAGGCTCAAAATTTCAAAAAAATTATGAATATTTAATAAAATTCGATTCATGCAATTCAAGAAAAGATGCAATTGCTTTAATTGGAAGGAAAGTTGTATGGAACAAAAATATAACTGGAAAAATAATTTCTCCTCATGGAAATAAAGGAGTTGTTAGAGTACGTTTTAAAAAAGGTTTACCTGGGCAAGCATTAGGTACATCCGTAATATTATTATAG
- a CDS encoding dihydroorotate dehydrogenase, which translates to MSELMTNISSLKLKNPTMLASGILGVSGSLLKKVALEGGAGAVVTKSLTYKPRNGYQNPVIIGVKCGFINAIGLANQGYEEFLKEELPIAKESNVPIIVSLAGENLNEFKEMGLKVEKAGANAIELNLSCPHVEKHGFEIGQDPELVYNIIKELKKEIKIPVFVKIGLMDNLKDVTIMIEKAGADAIVAINTIKAMAIDIHSFKPILSNIFGGLSGPAIHPIAIRCVYELYETVKIPIIGVGGIEDWNDAIEFILAGASAIQIGSAIAIKGIEIFKEINNGLRNYLKKNGFSNINEIIGLAHKK; encoded by the coding sequence ATGTCAGAACTTATGACCAATATTAGCTCTCTTAAATTAAAGAATCCGACGATGCTTGCTTCAGGAATACTTGGTGTAAGCGGGTCATTATTAAAAAAAGTTGCTTTAGAAGGAGGTGCAGGAGCAGTTGTGACTAAAAGTTTAACATATAAACCTAGGAATGGTTATCAAAATCCTGTTATAATTGGTGTAAAATGTGGATTCATAAATGCTATTGGACTTGCAAATCAAGGATATGAAGAATTTCTTAAAGAAGAGCTCCCAATTGCTAAAGAAAGTAATGTTCCAATTATAGTTAGTTTAGCCGGTGAAAATTTAAATGAATTTAAAGAAATGGGTTTAAAAGTAGAAAAAGCTGGGGCAAATGCTATAGAATTAAATCTTTCTTGTCCTCATGTTGAAAAACATGGTTTTGAAATAGGGCAAGATCCAGAACTTGTATACAATATCATTAAAGAATTAAAAAAGGAAATAAAAATACCTGTATTTGTAAAAATTGGCTTAATGGATAATTTAAAAGATGTTACAATAATGATTGAAAAAGCTGGAGCAGATGCAATTGTGGCAATAAATACTATTAAAGCTATGGCTATAGATATTCATTCTTTTAAACCAATCCTTTCTAATATTTTTGGTGGTTTATCTGGGCCTGCTATACATCCAATAGCTATTAGATGCGTTTATGAATTATATGAAACTGTTAAAATACCAATTATTGGAGTTGGTGGAATTGAAGATTGGAATGATGCTATAGAATTTATTTTAGCTGGAGCAAGCGCAATTCAAATAGGTTCTGCTATTGCTATTAAAGGTATAGAAATCTTTAAAGAAATTAATAATGGATTAAGAAACTATCTTAAAAAAAATGGTTTTAGTAATATTAATGAAATAATTGGTTTAGCTCATAAAAAATAA
- a CDS encoding creatininase family protein, whose amino-acid sequence MKNYLRKSMDKKVILGEMTWIEAKEMFKKAKVAIVVTGSTEQHGPHLPLQHDLLSALYVAKKAAEEIYPNAIVCVPTTIGASPFHMDFPGTLSFRYEIFIEILLDVCRSIKHHGMKNVIFLNGHGGNGPALHIAARRAKEELGMKAIWMNYWDLVPRELCIKIFGDKISLPGHAGEYETSTALFTHPELVNLKAYEEFKDKSFPELEKAKKIASYNKFSKVDPSGYAMYNATMDVSEIATSGVLFEGGNPLNAKAEKGKEIIEKAIENLIEMIKDIF is encoded by the coding sequence ATGAAGAACTATTTAAGAAAAAGTATGGATAAAAAAGTTATTCTAGGAGAAATGACTTGGATTGAAGCTAAGGAAATGTTTAAAAAAGCTAAAGTAGCCATTGTAGTTACAGGAAGTACTGAACAACATGGCCCACATTTACCATTACAACACGATTTGCTTTCAGCATTGTATGTAGCAAAAAAAGCTGCAGAAGAAATATATCCAAATGCTATAGTTTGTGTTCCAACAACAATAGGTGCATCTCCTTTCCATATGGATTTTCCTGGAACATTAAGTTTTAGATATGAAATTTTTATAGAAATTTTATTGGATGTTTGTAGAAGTATAAAGCATCATGGAATGAAAAATGTGATTTTCCTTAATGGTCATGGAGGAAATGGACCAGCATTACATATAGCTGCAAGAAGAGCTAAAGAAGAATTAGGAATGAAAGCAATATGGATGAATTATTGGGATTTAGTTCCAAGGGAACTTTGTATAAAAATTTTTGGTGATAAGATATCACTACCAGGACATGCAGGAGAATATGAAACATCTACAGCTTTATTTACTCATCCTGAACTTGTAAATCTAAAAGCATATGAAGAATTTAAAGATAAATCTTTTCCTGAACTGGAGAAAGCTAAAAAAATCGCATCATATAATAAATTTAGTAAAGTAGATCCAAGCGGATATGCAATGTATAATGCTACCATGGATGTTTCTGAAATTGCTACAAGTGGAGTTTTGTTTGAAGGAGGAAATCCTTTAAATGCAAAAGCTGAAAAAGGGAAAGAGATCATAGAAAAAGCTATTGAAAATTTAATAGAAATGATTAAAGATATTTTTTAA
- the pyrI gene encoding aspartate carbamoyltransferase regulatory subunit: MGLSEELVVRKIRDGTVIDHIPAGQALNVLRIMGIKGLEGNRIAIVMNVESKKLGKKDIVKIENREIAPEEINKIALIAPNATINIIRDYKVIKKEKVTLPDKIKNIVKCINPTCITNQERESIISSFKLISKNPIILLCEYCERYLLQEDIIKQFE, encoded by the coding sequence ATGGGATTGTCAGAAGAACTTGTTGTTAGAAAAATAAGAGACGGGACAGTAATTGACCATATTCCAGCTGGTCAAGCATTAAATGTTTTACGTATTATGGGTATAAAAGGTCTCGAAGGAAATAGGATTGCAATAGTAATGAATGTTGAAAGTAAAAAACTTGGAAAAAAGGATATTGTTAAAATTGAAAATCGTGAAATAGCTCCGGAAGAAATTAATAAAATTGCTTTAATAGCTCCAAATGCAACAATAAATATTATTAGAGATTATAAAGTAATAAAAAAGGAGAAAGTAACACTTCCTGATAAAATTAAAAATATTGTAAAATGTATTAATCCTACATGTATAACAAATCAAGAAAGAGAATCTATTATTTCATCATTTAAATTAATTTCTAAAAATCCTATAATACTTTTATGTGAATATTGTGAAAGATATCTTTTACAAGAAGATATAATAAAACAATTTGAGTAA
- a CDS encoding ABC transporter substrate-binding protein, with product MKTGKSVKIVWLAVALIVGIIIGAVGYYVASLFIAPQKTPSLVDTIKSRGKLIVGTSADWPPFEYIDAQGNVAGIDIALAKKIAEALNVKLEIKDMKFAALIEALKGGQIDLILADMHHTAEREKEVDFSKGYYVAYDAAIVMLKDKTSQFVDVPSLYGKNIGVQLGTIQEEWANTNLKDKANIISYDRVYPEMVMTLKRGDLDAIVVGDIIASVLVRRDPNLVVVKRIGSLSGAVVAVPQGAEDLKYIVNKVIEDLIKSGEMEQIFQEEISKWLGE from the coding sequence ATGAAAACGGGTAAAAGTGTAAAAATTGTATGGCTTGCAGTAGCACTAATTGTAGGCATTATCATAGGTGCTGTTGGATACTATGTTGCATCACTCTTTATAGCTCCACAAAAAACACCATCTCTTGTAGATACAATTAAAAGTAGAGGAAAGCTAATAGTAGGAACCAGCGCTGATTGGCCACCATTTGAATATATTGATGCGCAAGGTAATGTTGCTGGAATAGACATTGCTTTAGCTAAAAAAATAGCTGAAGCACTTAATGTTAAATTAGAAATTAAGGATATGAAGTTCGCAGCTCTTATAGAAGCTTTAAAAGGTGGACAAATAGATCTTATATTAGCTGATATGCATCATACAGCAGAAAGAGAAAAAGAAGTTGATTTTTCAAAAGGATATTATGTTGCTTATGATGCTGCTATTGTTATGTTAAAGGACAAAACAAGTCAATTTGTAGATGTCCCATCGCTTTATGGTAAAAACATTGGTGTTCAACTTGGAACTATTCAAGAAGAGTGGGCTAATACCAACTTAAAAGACAAAGCTAATATAATATCTTACGATAGAGTATATCCTGAAATGGTTATGACTCTTAAGAGAGGCGACCTTGATGCAATAGTTGTTGGCGACATAATAGCATCAGTCTTAGTAAGAAGAGACCCAAATTTGGTAGTAGTAAAGCGTATTGGTAGCCTTAGTGGAGCAGTTGTAGCTGTGCCTCAAGGTGCGGAAGATCTTAAATACATAGTTAATAAAGTTATTGAGGACCTCATTAAGTCAGGAGAAATGGAACAAATATTCCAAGAAGAAATTAGTAAATGGCTTGGAGAGTAA
- the pyrE gene encoding orotate phosphoribosyltransferase: MENSILESVVLTLFNCKCILFNDFKLSSGITSPYYIDLRIIPSYPEAYDIISNAYVNKIKELNIRFDKICGIAVSGLPLAALTAYKLKKPFIYARKEKKEYGTKSLVEGVINKGDKILILDDVVTTGGNIINTVNALREMNAIVEKAIVLVDREQGGFEKLKEMNVELISIIKVSQIFKILFDKELISKEKYEKILKYISKRL, from the coding sequence ATGGAAAATTCAATATTGGAATCTGTTGTCTTAACATTATTCAATTGTAAATGTATTTTATTTAATGATTTTAAACTTTCATCTGGAATTACTAGCCCATATTATATTGACTTAAGAATTATTCCATCTTATCCAGAAGCATATGATATTATTAGTAATGCATATGTTAATAAAATAAAGGAATTAAATATAAGATTTGATAAAATATGTGGAATAGCTGTTTCTGGATTGCCATTAGCTGCACTTACTGCTTATAAATTGAAGAAACCATTCATATATGCTAGAAAAGAAAAAAAGGAATATGGTACAAAGAGTTTAGTAGAAGGAGTTATAAATAAGGGCGACAAAATTTTAATTTTAGATGATGTTGTAACAACTGGTGGAAATATAATTAATACAGTTAATGCTTTAAGAGAAATGAATGCAATAGTAGAAAAAGCAATTGTTTTAGTTGATCGCGAGCAAGGTGGGTTTGAAAAACTTAAAGAAATGAATGTAGAATTGATTTCAATAATTAAAGTTTCTCAAATATTTAAAATACTTTTTGATAAAGAACTTATTTCAAAAGAAAAATATGAAAAAATTTTAAAATATATTAGTAAAAGACTTTGA
- the ilvE gene encoding branched-chain-amino-acid transaminase has translation MSSERELLVFIDGKFYPKSEAKISVYDHGFLYGDGVFEGIRAYNGIVFKLKEHIDRLFNSAKVLMINIPYTKEEIIEMVLETLRKNNLKEAYIRLIVTRGIGDLGLDPRKCPKPTIVIITQPWGTLHGVEAREKGIRVIIQWVRRDRVDATSHEIKSLNYLNSVLAKIEANNAGVDEAVFLSEDGCISEGVGENIFIVKNGKVFTTMNKAGILPGITRGVVIEILNKLGYQVIEKDITPYELFTADEVFFTGTAAEVTPISEVNGRIIGNGKPGPITKKIMEEFFKATKDPKNGIPIY, from the coding sequence ATGTCTTCAGAGAGGGAATTATTAGTATTTATAGATGGAAAATTCTATCCAAAATCTGAAGCAAAAATTTCTGTTTATGACCATGGTTTTCTTTATGGAGATGGAGTATTCGAAGGAATAAGAGCTTATAATGGAATAGTTTTCAAACTTAAAGAGCATATAGATAGGCTTTTCAATTCAGCAAAAGTTTTAATGATTAACATTCCATATACTAAAGAAGAAATAATTGAAATGGTTTTAGAAACTCTTAGAAAAAATAATTTAAAAGAAGCATACATTAGACTTATAGTTACTAGGGGCATAGGAGATTTAGGTTTAGATCCTAGAAAATGCCCTAAACCAACTATTGTGATTATCACTCAACCATGGGGAACGCTGCATGGAGTTGAAGCTAGAGAGAAAGGAATTAGAGTTATTATTCAATGGGTTAGAAGAGATAGGGTTGATGCTACATCTCATGAAATAAAATCTTTAAATTATCTAAATAGTGTATTAGCTAAAATCGAAGCTAATAATGCAGGTGTTGATGAAGCTGTATTTCTTTCTGAAGATGGTTGCATAAGTGAAGGTGTTGGAGAAAATATATTTATCGTAAAAAATGGAAAAGTTTTTACAACAATGAATAAAGCCGGAATACTTCCTGGAATAACAAGAGGAGTGGTTATAGAAATTCTTAATAAACTTGGATATCAAGTAATCGAGAAAGATATAACTCCATATGAATTATTTACAGCTGATGAGGTATTCTTTACAGGTACAGCAGCTGAAGTTACTCCAATATCTGAAGTTAATGGAAGAATTATTGGAAATGGAAAACCTGGTCCAATAACTAAGAAAATAATGGAAGAATTCTTTAAAGCTACAAAAGATCCTAAAAATGGAATTCCAATATATTAG
- a CDS encoding dihydroorotate dehydrogenase electron transfer subunit, whose translation MIENFFNNDLDPYYKYSFKIARVKKIVNEARKIKSLYIETNITSPPIPGQFLMVWLPGAEEIPISISDFKNGIVRLTIANVGLTTSLLNEVKIDEKIFYRGPYGNGFNLKSNSFYVTIGGGYGVAPLVYAIKKILEYNSKAIYIIGAETKSDLLFIKEIEDLEIPYYIATEDGSIGYKGVVTDLFKNLMSDFLKDEEYEILTCGPEKMMAKIVEIALKNKINVQACLERYMKCGFGICGSCVLEPLGLRVCLDGPVFNGKILEKTFFGKETRSQSGSKVRIDK comes from the coding sequence ATGATAGAAAATTTTTTTAATAATGATCTTGATCCATATTATAAGTACTCATTTAAAATAGCTAGAGTTAAAAAAATAGTAAATGAAGCAAGAAAAATAAAATCTTTATATATAGAAACAAATATAACTTCTCCTCCAATTCCAGGACAATTTTTAATGGTTTGGCTTCCAGGAGCTGAAGAAATTCCTATTAGTATTTCAGATTTTAAAAATGGAATTGTTAGATTAACTATAGCAAATGTTGGATTAACAACTTCTTTATTAAATGAAGTTAAAATTGATGAGAAAATTTTTTATCGAGGTCCATATGGTAATGGATTTAATTTAAAATCTAATTCATTCTATGTTACAATTGGTGGAGGATATGGAGTTGCTCCTTTAGTTTATGCTATTAAAAAAATTTTAGAATATAATAGTAAAGCAATTTATATAATTGGAGCAGAAACAAAATCAGATTTATTATTTATTAAAGAAATTGAAGATTTAGAAATTCCTTATTATATTGCAACTGAAGATGGTTCAATTGGTTATAAAGGAGTTGTTACAGATTTATTTAAAAATTTAATGAGCGATTTCTTGAAAGATGAAGAATATGAAATTTTAACATGCGGCCCTGAAAAAATGATGGCAAAAATTGTTGAAATTGCTTTGAAAAATAAAATTAATGTTCAAGCATGCTTAGAAAGATATATGAAATGTGGTTTTGGCATATGTGGCTCATGCGTTTTAGAACCTTTAGGGCTTAGAGTATGTTTAGATGGGCCAGTTTTCAATGGTAAAATATTAGAAAAAACATTTTTTGGAAAAGAAACTAGAAGCCAATCCGGTTCAAAGGTGAGAATTGATAAATGA
- a CDS encoding amino acid ABC transporter ATP-binding protein, with amino-acid sequence MSEKILTIKELRAGYGKVEVLRGVNLEVNKGEKIVIIGPSGSGKSTLLKCIPMLVKPWSGEIIFNDKVVTNDPSSLKEIRTKIGFVFQQYSLFPHMNLLRNVALPLELGKDLKKKDAENIALSILSRLGLSDLAFKYPLELSGGQQQRAAIARALAIDPILLLLDEPTSALDPELRYEVVETLYDVAKQGRSMIIVTHEIDFAEAAADRVIFIEGGVIVEEGDAREILKKPKITRTEKFLRKLKSPIK; translated from the coding sequence ATGAGTGAAAAAATTCTTACTATTAAAGAACTTAGAGCAGGATATGGTAAAGTAGAAGTATTAAGAGGGGTTAATTTAGAAGTTAATAAAGGAGAGAAAATAGTAATAATTGGACCTAGTGGATCAGGTAAAAGTACATTACTTAAATGTATACCTATGCTTGTAAAACCATGGTCTGGTGAAATTATTTTTAATGATAAAGTTGTAACAAACGATCCCAGCTCTCTTAAAGAAATTAGAACAAAAATTGGATTTGTTTTTCAGCAATATAGTCTCTTTCCACATATGAATTTATTAAGAAATGTTGCATTACCATTAGAGTTAGGTAAAGACTTAAAGAAGAAAGATGCTGAGAATATAGCTCTATCTATCTTGAGTCGTTTAGGATTAAGTGATTTAGCGTTTAAATATCCACTTGAGCTTTCAGGTGGACAACAACAGCGAGCAGCAATAGCAAGAGCTTTAGCAATAGATCCGATATTGCTTCTATTAGATGAACCAACTTCTGCTCTTGATCCAGAACTTAGGTATGAAGTAGTTGAAACACTATATGATGTTGCAAAGCAAGGTAGATCAATGATTATAGTTACTCATGAAATAGATTTTGCTGAAGCTGCTGCTGATAGAGTTATATTCATTGAAGGGGGAGTAATAGTTGAAGAAGGAGATGCTAGAGAAATACTTAAGAAGCCAAAGATAACAAGAACAGAAAAATTCCTCAGGAAACTTAAGAGCCCTATCAAATGA
- the pyrB gene encoding aspartate carbamoyltransferase — translation MFKERDILSILDFKRDEIEHIFEISNEMKKILAKGKSNLLEGKILATAFFEPSTRTKLSFETAMQRLGGSVIGFSEPSISSIAKGENISDTIRMLDSYADIIVIRHRLEGVAKLAAEIANSPVINGGDGTHNHPTQSIIDLYTIWNKFGKIDGLNICILGDLKYGRAAISFMHGLSLFNPKKIFLVSPQLLKIRQEVRDFLKSIGLNIYETESLEEVLNDIDVLYVTRIQKERFPDPAEYEKVKGSYRISIEMLKNAKDDLIILHPLPRIDEIDINVDYTKYAYYFKQAANGIPVRMSLLALLLGAIE, via the coding sequence ATGTTTAAAGAAAGGGATATTCTTTCAATATTAGATTTTAAAAGGGATGAAATAGAGCATATATTTGAAATTTCGAATGAAATGAAGAAAATTTTAGCTAAAGGAAAATCGAATCTTTTAGAGGGGAAGATTCTTGCAACCGCTTTTTTTGAACCTAGTACTAGAACAAAACTTAGTTTTGAAACAGCAATGCAAAGATTAGGCGGCTCGGTTATTGGTTTTTCTGAACCAAGTATCTCGTCTATTGCTAAAGGTGAAAATATTTCCGATACTATTAGAATGCTAGATTCTTATGCTGATATTATAGTTATTCGTCATAGATTAGAGGGGGTAGCAAAATTAGCTGCAGAAATAGCAAATTCACCTGTAATAAATGGTGGGGATGGAACACATAATCATCCAACTCAATCAATAATAGATTTATATACCATTTGGAATAAATTTGGAAAAATTGATGGATTAAATATTTGTATTCTTGGAGATTTAAAATATGGTAGAGCTGCAATTTCTTTTATGCATGGATTATCATTATTTAATCCTAAAAAAATTTTCTTAGTTTCTCCTCAATTATTAAAAATTAGACAAGAAGTGAGAGATTTTCTTAAATCTATAGGGTTAAATATTTATGAAACAGAATCTTTGGAAGAAGTTTTAAATGATATTGATGTACTATATGTTACAAGAATACAAAAAGAACGCTTTCCAGATCCAGCAGAATATGAAAAAGTTAAAGGAAGTTACAGAATTAGTATTGAAATGCTTAAAAACGCAAAAGATGATTTAATAATTCTTCATCCGCTTCCAAGAATAGATGAAATAGATATTAATGTAGATTATACTAAATATGCATACTACTTTAAACAAGCAGCTAATGGAATTCCTGTTAGAATGAGTTTACTTGCATTACTATTAGGAGCTATTGAATAA
- a CDS encoding amino acid ABC transporter permease: MDLNQLFFNIIPYIAEGIPVTLQLTIFSFTLGLALGIILAAARIFAVSLISGIARIYIEFFRGTPLLVQLFFIYFGLPAAGIKLDAFTASVLAIGLNSAAYQAEILRSAIKGIPEEQFLSAESLGMSTGEMYRFIILPQAIRVATPALVNEFVALVKYTSLASIIGVAELLRKTEYMVAFTFSPEIYLVAAMFYLAICLPSSQISKILEHKYAIPGYKRTLV; encoded by the coding sequence TTGGACCTAAATCAACTTTTTTTTAATATTATTCCTTATATAGCTGAAGGCATACCTGTCACACTTCAACTAACAATATTTTCATTTACTTTAGGTCTAGCTTTAGGTATTATTCTGGCTGCAGCCAGGATTTTTGCAGTAAGTCTAATATCAGGAATAGCACGTATATACATAGAGTTTTTCAGAGGTACGCCACTGCTTGTTCAATTGTTTTTTATTTATTTTGGTTTACCAGCAGCTGGTATTAAATTAGATGCATTTACAGCTTCAGTTCTTGCAATAGGTTTAAATAGTGCTGCATATCAAGCTGAGATTCTTAGATCAGCAATTAAGGGAATACCTGAAGAACAATTTTTATCAGCCGAATCTCTTGGAATGAGTACTGGGGAAATGTATAGATTCATCATTTTACCTCAAGCTATAAGAGTAGCTACTCCTGCTTTAGTTAATGAGTTTGTAGCTCTTGTTAAATATACTTCTTTAGCTTCGATAATAGGTGTTGCAGAACTGCTTAGAAAAACTGAATATATGGTAGCATTTACATTCAGTCCTGAGATATATCTCGTAGCGGCTATGTTTTATCTTGCTATATGTTTACCATCATCTCAAATCTCAAAAATTCTAGAACATAAATATGCTATTCCAGGATACAAAAGGACCCTAGTATGA